The following proteins are encoded in a genomic region of Acidobacteriota bacterium:
- a CDS encoding penicillin-binding protein, with protein MRRKLIDCQLAFALESEFGKEAVFTFYANSVPLGPSGGIDIIGIEAAAREYLGHSVMEVQLEEAATLAALIRRPGAFLKFVRNGYRCEDAAIRLGICRDLTERRDWVLDRMHEDRPNLYTKASINSAKAKPLRFVFASENDAEKPIEAVSRNFIRYAAKNVPNELETASGRPGESVTITTIDAPVQKKAFEIVERSMKSLQTRVDTACRKQHVSCSVIESDGGIEKVRPQAALVAIDPKNGEILAMVGGIGTAFNYATDARRDPGSCLKPFFACKAVESGSWQGEPVTPASIFDPSKDQLLGRCAQNHLGRRAGLREALAKSYNFAACGLAASAGIPVDFVGALTGSDPRIELSSAIGESGETTLLDLAAGYTIFAQGKFASPTPFRAVYKDGVKIDLGHVRPRTVVDPGAAWIVADMLGSVIEAGGTAPNFRKQAGLQSVAYRLGAKTGTGQTADLTIVVFSPSVVVAVRVSMPMNKPELRMSDGFSGASTAGPIAAEFLKYIKHARPDWLGGEFARPSNVVTRQIDRERGCQMVTGGIAEFFLVGREPQMCEPTVKIEVTK; from the coding sequence ATGCGGCGTAAGTTGATAGACTGCCAGCTTGCCTTTGCCTTGGAATCCGAGTTTGGAAAGGAAGCGGTATTCACGTTCTATGCGAATTCCGTTCCCCTGGGGCCTTCGGGCGGCATCGATATAATTGGAATCGAGGCCGCCGCTCGCGAATATCTAGGGCATTCGGTTATGGAGGTTCAACTAGAAGAGGCAGCGACACTCGCTGCGCTCATTCGGCGACCCGGGGCCTTTCTGAAATTCGTTCGAAATGGATACAGATGCGAGGACGCCGCGATCCGGCTTGGAATTTGCCGAGATCTGACGGAACGACGCGATTGGGTTCTCGACAGGATGCACGAAGACCGCCCCAATTTGTATACAAAGGCGAGCATCAATTCGGCAAAAGCCAAGCCCTTGAGGTTTGTGTTCGCGAGTGAAAATGATGCCGAAAAGCCGATCGAAGCGGTGTCGCGAAATTTCATAAGGTATGCGGCGAAAAATGTCCCAAATGAACTCGAAACCGCATCAGGACGTCCAGGTGAATCGGTAACGATAACAACAATCGATGCCCCGGTGCAGAAGAAGGCGTTCGAAATCGTAGAAAGGTCAATGAAGTCCCTTCAGACCCGTGTGGACACAGCTTGTCGAAAACAGCATGTCAGTTGCTCCGTAATCGAATCCGACGGCGGTATCGAAAAAGTCAGGCCTCAAGCGGCTCTTGTCGCCATCGATCCCAAAAACGGGGAGATTTTGGCAATGGTCGGCGGCATCGGCACCGCGTTTAACTACGCGACAGACGCTCGTCGCGATCCTGGCAGCTGCCTAAAGCCATTTTTTGCCTGCAAGGCCGTAGAAAGCGGTTCATGGCAGGGAGAGCCGGTAACGCCGGCCTCGATCTTCGACCCTTCGAAGGACCAACTTCTCGGTCGATGCGCCCAAAACCACCTTGGAAGACGTGCCGGACTTCGTGAAGCTCTAGCTAAATCCTACAACTTTGCTGCATGTGGGCTTGCAGCTTCAGCGGGCATCCCCGTCGACTTTGTTGGAGCACTCACTGGCTCGGATCCGCGTATTGAGCTATCATCCGCTATCGGTGAATCCGGCGAAACGACATTACTTGATCTCGCGGCTGGCTATACGATATTCGCTCAGGGCAAATTTGCCTCTCCAACGCCATTTCGGGCGGTATACAAAGACGGAGTGAAAATCGACCTTGGCCATGTGAGACCTCGTACGGTTGTCGATCCAGGTGCCGCATGGATTGTAGCCGATATGTTGGGATCGGTCATCGAAGCCGGAGGCACGGCTCCGAATTTCAGGAAACAGGCGGGCCTTCAGTCAGTGGCATACCGGCTCGGAGCAAAGACAGGAACGGGGCAAACAGCAGATCTCACGATTGTTGTTTTCTCGCCGAGCGTGGTTGTGGCCGTTAGGGTATCTATGCCGATGAACAAGCCCGAACTGCGAATGTCCGACGGGTTTTCCGGAGCTAGCACCGCCGGACCGATCGCAGCTGAGTTCTTAAAATACATTAAGCATGCCAGACCTGATTGGCTGGGTGGTGAATTTGCTAGACCATCGAATGTTGTTACACGGCAGATTGACCGTGAACGAGGCTGCCAAATGGTAACGGGTGGCATTGCTGAGTTTTTCCTGGTTGGTCGTGAACCACAGATGTGTGAGCCGACGGTGAAAATCGAGGTTACGAAATGA
- a CDS encoding ketoacyl-ACP synthase III: MGTICRNASWGNEELSERYGISVPEIIEKTGIETRRYVTDETTSDIVSLAISDLLSKSTISVKEIDCIIVGTLTPDHFFPSTAVSAINRLGAGKAWGFDLSAACSGFTYGLSVAAGMVQQGNAKNIIVCGADRMSRTLNNFDYRTALLFGDGAGAVLVQQASDDENIIYGHRNRVVADNLEDVFYKTPFNSTDWPSEKFELDGGKVYRNGIALTAANVRAYLNDSKLDLTDFEHIIPHQSNLNMIKDTAKELGAGIIEKFRVNITEIGNTGGASIPICLSHFVKNGTIRRGERVLLAGFGAGYTISIVDFRSDIYS; this comes from the coding sequence TTGGGCACTATCTGCCGGAACGCGTCGTGGGGAAACGAGGAACTTTCTGAGCGATATGGAATTTCAGTTCCCGAAATTATAGAAAAGACCGGGATAGAAACGCGTCGATATGTAACTGACGAAACAACCAGTGATATTGTAAGCTTGGCCATATCCGATTTGCTTTCCAAATCAACTATTTCAGTCAAAGAAATCGATTGCATAATTGTCGGTACCTTGACACCGGATCATTTCTTTCCATCGACTGCTGTGAGTGCGATTAACCGGTTAGGGGCTGGAAAGGCATGGGGATTTGACCTCTCGGCGGCCTGCTCTGGCTTTACGTACGGCCTTTCGGTTGCGGCCGGTATGGTTCAACAGGGAAATGCGAAGAACATCATTGTTTGTGGAGCGGACCGTATGAGCCGGACGCTTAACAACTTCGATTATCGAACCGCTCTTTTATTTGGAGATGGAGCTGGGGCTGTGCTCGTGCAGCAAGCAAGTGACGATGAGAATATAATTTATGGGCATCGAAATCGAGTCGTCGCGGATAATCTGGAAGATGTATTCTACAAGACTCCTTTCAACTCTACCGATTGGCCTTCTGAAAAATTCGAGTTAGATGGCGGAAAAGTTTATCGAAACGGAATAGCACTTACCGCGGCGAATGTGCGAGCTTATTTGAACGATAGTAAATTGGATCTGACCGATTTTGAGCACATAATCCCTCATCAGTCTAATCTAAACATGATCAAAGACACGGCCAAGGAACTTGGTGCCGGGATCATCGAGAAGTTTCGAGTAAACATAACTGAAATCGGAAATACCGGCGGAGCATCAATTCCGATTTGCCTTTCGCACTTCGTCAAGAATGGGACGATCCGGCGAGGTGAGAGAGTTCTATTGGCCGGCTTTGGGGCGGGATATACTATTTCGATAGTTGATTTCAGGTCTGACATTTACAGTTGA
- a CDS encoding sigma-70 family RNA polymerase sigma factor: protein MSEQTATSAATAKIEFEEAFTLHHRTVFRAARSVVQDPGLAEDVTQETFLRLHKHLDSITDEEMLRPWLIRVAINVARNTVRGNIRANTRDENYVKQTGSIEAASVEVDYEEYAGVNEIYRALNKIKEPLRSCLLLKQQGLSYKEIAGSLELNESSIGTYVARARQEFARLYGKTAKDTI from the coding sequence ATGTCCGAACAAACAGCGACGTCGGCAGCAACTGCGAAGATCGAATTTGAAGAGGCGTTTACGCTTCATCACAGGACCGTCTTCCGCGCGGCACGGTCCGTTGTACAAGATCCCGGGCTCGCCGAAGATGTAACGCAAGAGACCTTCCTGCGGCTGCACAAACATCTCGACTCGATCACAGACGAAGAAATGCTCCGGCCTTGGCTTATCCGCGTGGCGATAAATGTTGCCCGCAACACTGTTCGCGGCAACATTAGAGCGAACACGCGGGACGAGAATTACGTCAAACAGACAGGTTCGATTGAAGCCGCGTCGGTCGAGGTAGACTACGAAGAGTACGCCGGAGTGAATGAGATCTATCGTGCTCTCAACAAGATCAAGGAGCCGCTGCGGAGTTGCCTGCTCCTCAAACAGCAAGGTCTCTCTTACAAAGAGATCGCCGGAAGCCTCGAGTTGAACGAATCGAGCATCGGAACGTACGTGGCTCGTGCAAGACAAGAATTTGCTCGTCTATACGGCAAAACGGCGAAGGATACGATATGA
- a CDS encoding DUF58 domain-containing protein: MNLKNLTQLFSLRDLRNAALGVGVVFGGLALTALTLYAHRTGDVQLAGIAAGISLIFVLLILVFVVPPLARNAGREAAQMNLPFEFTTGGAVMIVLIVVVGFSAWNTGNNLLFLVLSFLIAAMIVGFFAGRIVLQKLDVKMRFPESIFAGEPTPVTVSLGNRKRLFPAISVVADVRGKEREKSIVADELHAILPGFIAKRLGRPPTVRRTLGHFAFVPKRGTEENKVEYTFPNRGHFLIKNFELSTRFPFGFFRHRRRLPARETELIIFPKITPFSAAHAEIPLDAGRLTSAKRGVGQDLLALRDYQTNDDLRRVDWKATARSRQLTVREFAAEDERRVTVIFDRLLEHFGGEKLPLREKLAAEQNGQPVVISERFESGAAVAASILAHFSDERAEFRLLIDGNGSEFGSGRAHLYDCLKRLALVEPAKNITEPESQFERISSQRGDSHTFYVTANDTETLPADIVHSLKIIRF; the protein is encoded by the coding sequence ATGAACCTCAAAAACCTCACTCAATTGTTTAGTCTCCGCGATTTGCGCAATGCGGCGTTGGGCGTGGGTGTGGTTTTTGGAGGGCTGGCACTTACAGCATTGACACTGTACGCCCATCGGACGGGCGACGTCCAACTTGCGGGGATCGCGGCGGGAATATCTCTCATTTTTGTTCTGCTGATACTCGTGTTTGTGGTGCCGCCGCTGGCGAGAAACGCCGGACGCGAAGCGGCACAGATGAACCTGCCGTTCGAATTCACCACCGGCGGCGCCGTGATGATCGTGCTGATCGTCGTTGTTGGTTTTTCGGCATGGAATACCGGCAATAATCTCCTCTTTTTAGTGCTTTCGTTTTTGATCGCAGCTATGATCGTCGGCTTTTTCGCGGGACGGATCGTATTGCAAAAACTGGATGTGAAGATGCGTTTCCCTGAGTCGATATTTGCCGGGGAACCGACGCCCGTGACCGTCAGCCTCGGCAATCGCAAACGGCTGTTTCCGGCGATCTCGGTAGTCGCCGATGTTCGCGGCAAGGAACGCGAAAAGTCGATCGTAGCAGACGAATTGCACGCGATCTTGCCGGGATTCATCGCAAAACGATTGGGTCGGCCTCCGACCGTTCGCCGCACCCTCGGGCACTTTGCTTTCGTACCAAAACGCGGAACGGAGGAGAACAAGGTCGAGTACACATTCCCGAACCGCGGCCATTTTCTGATCAAGAATTTTGAACTTTCGACTCGTTTTCCCTTCGGATTCTTTCGTCATCGGCGGAGGCTGCCGGCACGTGAGACGGAGTTGATCATCTTTCCAAAGATAACGCCGTTCAGCGCCGCACACGCTGAGATCCCTCTCGATGCCGGACGCCTTACTTCCGCAAAACGCGGCGTCGGGCAGGATCTACTGGCTCTTCGCGATTACCAGACGAATGATGACCTTCGACGTGTCGATTGGAAAGCCACGGCACGCTCGCGGCAGCTAACGGTTCGCGAATTTGCCGCCGAGGACGAACGCCGCGTGACCGTAATTTTTGACCGTTTACTTGAACATTTCGGCGGCGAAAAACTGCCTCTCCGTGAAAAGCTGGCCGCTGAACAAAACGGACAGCCGGTCGTCATCTCCGAGCGATTCGAGTCCGGGGCTGCGGTCGCGGCATCGATCCTCGCTCATTTTTCCGATGAACGTGCGGAGTTTCGCCTCTTGATCGACGGCAACGGAAGCGAGTTTGGTTCTGGACGTGCTCACCTATACGATTGCCTCAAACGCCTCGCCCTCGTTGAACCCGCAAAGAACATCACAGAACCGGAATCGCAGTTTGAGCGTATATCCAGCCAACGGGGCGACAGCCATACATTTTATGTCACGGCAAACGACACGGAAACGCTTCCTGCCGATATCGTCCATTCATTGAAAATAATTAGGTTTTAG
- a CDS encoding DUF4407 domain-containing protein, giving the protein MTDNDKAKNLTTVIQRFLWWCAGANTNMLVRCPEDWGKFTVIGTMVCVTAFIAFISGAFYLVSLGLLGHYAILGAAGWGAIVLAVDRAMLVFWKKKARD; this is encoded by the coding sequence GTGACAGATAACGATAAAGCAAAGAACCTGACCACAGTGATTCAGCGATTCTTATGGTGGTGTGCCGGAGCAAACACCAATATGTTGGTCCGCTGTCCCGAAGACTGGGGCAAGTTTACGGTAATCGGCACGATGGTGTGTGTGACCGCATTTATTGCGTTTATTTCCGGGGCGTTCTATCTGGTCTCTCTGGGTCTGCTCGGCCACTATGCGATACTTGGGGCAGCTGGATGGGGCGCCATTGTCTTAGCCGTAGATAGGGCGATGCTGGTCTTCTGGAAAAAAAAGGCAAGGGATTAA
- a CDS encoding MFS transporter encodes MMANPGANQSDSANTGSKVWLLITVAALGYFVDAYDLIVASVARGSAIVELGLATAGTPEHKSYAFLFENAQSAGILLGGILFGVLGDRLGRKRMLYASIFIYTVAILLNAILTPEIPYVGAVYSILRFVGGFALAAELSIGIVMIAETMKAKTRGIGTMLVVSFGVLGCVLAAVLFEFFKVSWQYLFIIGGVAGLLLLGFRYGVSETSHYLNEENQRAERGSFLLIFRNWRLLKIFISSILLGAPIYFFVSIPIKFAADYGKEFGLTIAGTIPIIIFYLALSLSDFIANFASQMLQSRKKGHIFLHHPLPRPDCRVVFLPTNDPGEYFYIYSPLMGFASGYWALLITFTTEQVGTNIRSTYTTSVPNIIRSLFIPISILLTFFAAHIWNVNLSLLYWDCRSCLGTFR; translated from the coding sequence ATGATGGCAAATCCCGGAGCTAACCAAAGTGATTCTGCAAATACCGGTTCGAAAGTTTGGCTCTTGATTACGGTAGCAGCTTTAGGCTATTTCGTCGATGCGTATGATTTGATCGTCGCTAGCGTGGCGAGAGGGAGTGCGATTGTAGAGTTAGGGTTGGCGACGGCTGGAACTCCCGAACACAAATCGTACGCTTTTTTGTTCGAAAATGCTCAGTCTGCTGGCATTCTTCTCGGTGGCATACTCTTCGGCGTGCTTGGTGACAGGCTGGGACGTAAACGAATGCTTTATGCGTCTATCTTCATTTATACTGTGGCCATTCTCCTGAATGCAATACTGACTCCAGAAATTCCGTACGTAGGAGCAGTATACAGTATTCTGCGTTTTGTCGGGGGATTCGCTCTGGCGGCGGAACTCAGCATTGGGATTGTCATGATCGCTGAAACGATGAAAGCGAAAACGCGAGGTATTGGCACCATGCTGGTGGTGTCATTTGGGGTGTTGGGTTGTGTTCTCGCAGCAGTACTGTTCGAATTTTTTAAGGTGTCTTGGCAATACCTCTTTATTATCGGCGGGGTTGCGGGGCTTTTGCTTTTAGGATTCCGCTACGGCGTCAGCGAAACCTCACATTACCTTAATGAAGAAAACCAGCGGGCTGAAAGAGGAAGCTTTCTCCTGATTTTCCGCAATTGGAGACTTTTGAAGATCTTCATTAGCTCTATTCTCCTTGGAGCACCGATTTATTTCTTCGTTAGCATCCCGATCAAGTTCGCTGCGGATTATGGTAAGGAGTTTGGACTGACCATCGCCGGGACAATCCCAATAATTATTTTCTATTTAGCCCTTTCTCTTAGTGACTTCATTGCAAACTTCGCTAGTCAAATGCTTCAGAGCAGGAAAAAAGGTCATATATTTTTACATCATCCTTTGCCTCGTCCCGATTGCAGGGTTGTATTTCTTCCCACCAACGACCCCGGCGAGTACTTCTACATATATTCCCCGCTAATGGGGTTCGCATCGGGGTATTGGGCTCTGCTAATTACCTTCACGACCGAACAGGTTGGTACGAATATTCGTTCGACTTACACAACCTCTGTTCCCAATATCATTAGGTCACTATTCATCCCGATTTCGATATTGCTAACTTTTTTTGCAGCCCATATTTGGAACGTCAACCTCAGTCTTCTATATTGGGATTGTCGCAGTTGCCTTGGGACTTTTAGGTAA
- a CDS encoding prepilin-type N-terminal cleavage/methylation domain-containing protein codes for MKNLRRASRDQRGFNLIELMIVIAIIGLLIAVGGYGWSAMMKSGNETAAAQTMDKLRIFQAQYGAKNRGKFAPNFDELIKAVGLDESFKGERPVVNGYVFSMTVEEPSASKPAFYSINADPQVSEGVTATGSIHYYTDSSIGTIKRTDENRPAKADDQAL; via the coding sequence ATGAAGAACTTACGACGAGCCTCGCGTGACCAACGCGGATTTAACCTGATCGAATTGATGATCGTTATCGCGATCATCGGACTGTTGATCGCCGTCGGCGGCTACGGCTGGTCGGCAATGATGAAATCCGGCAACGAAACGGCTGCCGCTCAGACGATGGACAAACTCCGCATCTTTCAGGCTCAATACGGGGCAAAGAACCGCGGTAAATTTGCACCGAATTTTGACGAATTGATCAAGGCTGTCGGCCTCGACGAATCGTTCAAAGGTGAACGTCCGGTCGTCAACGGCTATGTCTTTTCGATGACTGTCGAAGAACCGTCCGCCAGTAAACCTGCTTTTTATTCTATTAACGCCGACCCGCAGGTTTCCGAGGGCGTTACAGCTACCGGCAGCATTCATTATTACACTGACTCGTCGATCGGTACGATCAAACGCACCGACGAAAATCGCCCCGCAAAGGCCGACGATCAGGCGTTGTAG
- a CDS encoding MoxR family ATPase encodes MRDWVTTNGGDAGIVASVNTTAKIAELQSAMERVIKGKSETVKFAMIALLAKGHLLIEDVPGIGKTTLANALARALELSFQRIQFTSDLLPSDVIGLSVFNQQTSDFEWKAGPIFSNIVLADEINRSTPKTQSALLEAMAEEQVTVEGVSRRLPLPFIVIATQNPSEHHGTYPLPESQLDRFMLRLHIGYPSLDDERELLRDRETVNPLEFVRPVMTRDDVIELQTKVSEIRFDDALLDYLLQIVDLTRRSDLLELGISPRGTLALFRSAQALALIEGRNYCIADDIKRLVVPCFAHRIIINSRAGALRQGTREAEQILQDILLKVTVPI; translated from the coding sequence ATGAGAGATTGGGTCACAACGAACGGCGGCGATGCCGGGATTGTCGCGAGCGTCAATACTACAGCCAAGATCGCGGAACTGCAGTCTGCGATGGAACGCGTCATCAAAGGCAAGTCCGAGACGGTCAAGTTTGCGATGATCGCCTTGCTCGCGAAGGGGCATTTGCTCATTGAGGACGTTCCGGGCATCGGCAAGACCACTCTCGCAAACGCATTGGCTCGTGCTCTTGAATTAAGTTTTCAGCGTATTCAGTTCACGTCGGACTTGTTGCCGTCGGACGTGATCGGCCTATCGGTGTTCAATCAGCAGACCAGTGATTTCGAATGGAAGGCCGGGCCGATCTTTTCGAATATTGTGCTCGCCGACGAAATAAACCGTTCGACGCCGAAGACGCAATCGGCATTGCTCGAGGCGATGGCCGAGGAACAGGTCACGGTCGAGGGCGTCTCGCGGCGTTTGCCGCTGCCGTTCATCGTGATCGCGACTCAGAATCCGTCCGAACACCACGGCACATACCCGCTGCCCGAATCGCAGCTTGACCGGTTTATGCTTCGGCTGCACATCGGGTATCCGAGTCTCGACGACGAACGCGAATTGCTTCGCGACCGCGAAACGGTCAATCCCCTCGAATTCGTGCGGCCGGTAATGACGCGCGATGATGTAATCGAACTGCAAACAAAGGTCTCTGAAATCAGATTTGACGATGCTCTGCTCGATTATCTGCTCCAGATAGTCGATCTTACACGTCGCTCCGATCTACTTGAACTCGGCATTAGCCCTCGGGGCACGCTGGCATTGTTTCGATCGGCTCAGGCACTGGCACTCATTGAAGGCCGCAATTACTGCATCGCAGACGACATCAAACGCCTTGTCGTGCCGTGTTTTGCCCACCGCATCATCATAAACTCCCGAGCCGGAGCCCTCCGCCAAGGCACCCGCGAAGCCGAACAGATCTTGCAGGACATACTCTTGAAAGTCACAGTACCAATTTGA
- a CDS encoding transglycosylase domain-containing protein, with the protein MNFARYIDPSANKDSLPIRQIPLTSEGIPDVVRHAITGAEDRRFFGTSEVPAHFGCAPLNIARRVVLSGGEDGGSVLGQQALKLRSFRGAGHEFWDDLFTLLVPKCGVS; encoded by the coding sequence TTGAATTTTGCTCGTTACATTGATCCGTCGGCAAATAAGGACAGTCTGCCGATCAGACAGATTCCGCTGACTTCAGAGGGCATTCCCGACGTTGTTCGTCATGCCATAACCGGAGCTGAGGATCGGCGATTTTTCGGTACGAGTGAGGTTCCCGCTCATTTTGGTTGCGCCCCTCTCAATATTGCCCGTCGAGTTGTACTTTCCGGCGGAGAAGACGGTGGATCGGTCTTAGGTCAGCAGGCTCTCAAACTTAGATCATTTCGCGGGGCAGGGCATGAGTTCTGGGATGATCTTTTCACTTTGTTGGTCCCAAAATGCGGCGTAAGTTGA
- a CDS encoding DUF4407 domain-containing protein: MPRVILAVLIWATVGEAMFTFAMKGEIDRAIAEKTKIAVNDTRSGSVYEAERSELAGKIKKSEDDLVTLKDEVQKAERELDAEMGGVKVEGRTTGIEGKGPQAKLKAELLENARRRLAEQGAQLQNSIDELTIRLNDVKSKIDTAANARETIEAAANGPETRHRIMLELVFANPFSAIGFLLIALVLLIIDTLWLYLKFSAKECEYDRLLRRHDDRLKTKDERFEAVITSVKSGNQEKLRGQEKTLADAIANSYVRELNNEMFASNEHSNGTADRTRIKIEAPEFTADQFEVFLTEKETFTVTLDDLMSEIEIFLEDVKEQKRVNVEIREARNSDGELIERFIVPLLDQLNRDRRVLLRLTELDTAKAGTDEQESESGNAHEHQQRAQTSKSKVAEPETQHTDSQSNGSSPKVTSRLIAEKLQQLVAAYIYLFPGLPEPTIRMRSKADHPDHSGANGFASGSDLITIFEEFFIETCKSDFASPHLHRFIKHELVHNWICFKEIVDDHDHGEQFQYWDLMVRGGLPKFRGRFDYAQRGL, encoded by the coding sequence GTGCCTCGAGTTATTCTTGCAGTGCTGATTTGGGCTACCGTTGGCGAGGCGATGTTCACCTTTGCGATGAAAGGGGAGATAGACCGTGCAATTGCGGAGAAAACTAAGATCGCCGTGAATGATACCCGGTCAGGCTCCGTGTATGAAGCCGAACGAAGTGAACTGGCCGGTAAGATAAAGAAATCGGAAGATGATCTTGTAACGCTTAAAGACGAGGTCCAAAAAGCGGAACGGGAGTTGGATGCCGAGATGGGAGGCGTCAAGGTCGAAGGTCGAACAACTGGGATCGAAGGTAAAGGGCCACAAGCTAAGCTAAAGGCTGAACTGCTCGAAAACGCGCGGAGGAGACTGGCCGAACAGGGAGCCCAGTTGCAAAACTCAATCGACGAGTTAACAATCAGGCTCAACGATGTGAAGAGCAAAATAGACACTGCGGCTAATGCGAGAGAAACTATTGAGGCAGCTGCTAACGGACCGGAAACCCGGCATAGGATAATGCTGGAACTGGTCTTCGCCAATCCGTTTTCTGCAATCGGCTTTTTGTTAATTGCCCTAGTATTGCTGATCATCGATACGCTCTGGTTGTACTTAAAATTTTCGGCGAAAGAGTGTGAATACGATCGACTGTTGCGTCGACACGACGATCGTCTGAAGACCAAAGACGAACGCTTTGAGGCGGTGATTACGTCGGTTAAAAGCGGTAACCAAGAAAAACTTCGTGGACAAGAAAAGACACTAGCCGATGCGATTGCGAATAGCTATGTCAGAGAACTAAACAATGAAATGTTCGCTTCTAATGAGCACTCAAATGGGACTGCGGACCGCACCAGAATAAAAATCGAGGCACCGGAATTCACCGCCGACCAGTTTGAGGTGTTTCTTACGGAAAAGGAAACATTCACCGTCACGCTCGACGATCTTATGTCAGAGATAGAGATCTTCCTCGAAGATGTTAAGGAGCAAAAGAGGGTTAATGTCGAAATTCGGGAAGCTCGGAATTCGGATGGCGAACTGATTGAAAGGTTTATAGTCCCGTTACTCGACCAACTAAATAGAGACCGCCGCGTGCTGCTGAGGCTGACAGAGCTCGACACGGCCAAAGCGGGTACAGATGAACAAGAAAGCGAGTCGGGAAATGCCCACGAACACCAACAGCGAGCCCAAACGTCAAAATCGAAGGTTGCTGAGCCTGAAACCCAACACACTGATTCACAATCAAACGGTTCTTCGCCTAAAGTCACGAGCAGGCTCATTGCTGAGAAATTGCAGCAATTGGTGGCCGCTTATATTTACTTGTTTCCAGGGTTGCCAGAACCGACGATCCGCATGAGGTCAAAAGCAGATCATCCAGATCATTCGGGGGCAAATGGCTTCGCTAGCGGTTCTGACCTGATAACCATTTTCGAGGAGTTTTTCATCGAGACTTGTAAATCAGACTTTGCAAGTCCCCACCTTCACCGTTTCATTAAACACGAACTAGTGCACAATTGGATATGTTTCAAAGAGATTGTAGACGATCACGATCATGGGGAACAGTTCCAGTACTGGGATCTTATGGTACGAGGCGGGCTACCAAAGTTTCGTGGCAGATTTGACTATGCCCAACGAGGGTTGTAG
- a CDS encoding ROK family protein has product MQIFDIGGSGVKTVNLTSHEGIESLDGQEVAFFPKPDWANFAEWANELGLLESDLIGIACAGFIENNQNVKLFRVGRWVDKPLAKEIIDLSPSSSVYILNDAEAHLTAHAGMYDSPCMSISLGTSLGFSIGDKTGKIIRPPDNVNFDVGELSIPTRASNNKAWWAVGSGGLSELEKDLGEEQGKIQFGYRLGAFLAGMCSIFRPKTVVLSGGITHNAWDKFEPTMRSEFAIQKPDWLKTPQISRSPYSRNAALIGIAKYATVLDGSAT; this is encoded by the coding sequence TTGCAAATATTCGATATTGGCGGGTCGGGAGTCAAGACTGTAAATCTGACATCACATGAAGGTATTGAGTCTCTCGATGGCCAGGAGGTCGCATTTTTCCCGAAACCGGATTGGGCGAATTTTGCCGAATGGGCTAACGAACTAGGACTTCTTGAAAGCGACCTGATCGGCATCGCGTGTGCCGGGTTTATCGAGAATAATCAAAATGTAAAGCTTTTTAGGGTTGGGAGATGGGTCGATAAACCGCTTGCCAAAGAAATTATAGATTTGTCTCCTTCATCAAGTGTGTACATTTTGAATGACGCGGAAGCCCATTTAACGGCGCATGCCGGAATGTATGATTCTCCGTGCATGAGTATTTCCCTTGGGACGTCGCTGGGTTTCTCGATCGGCGATAAGACCGGTAAAATTATCCGCCCGCCTGACAATGTAAATTTTGACGTCGGAGAATTATCGATACCGACGCGAGCAAGTAATAATAAGGCGTGGTGGGCTGTAGGATCAGGCGGGCTTAGTGAACTCGAAAAGGATTTGGGAGAGGAGCAAGGGAAGATTCAATTTGGGTACAGGTTGGGAGCCTTCCTGGCCGGTATGTGCAGTATCTTCAGACCCAAAACAGTTGTTCTTAGCGGCGGCATAACCCATAACGCATGGGATAAGTTTGAACCAACGATGCGGAGTGAATTCGCCATTCAAAAGCCTGACTGGCTCAAAACCCCTCAGATTAGTCGATCACCGTATAGTCGAAACGCTGCCTTAATTGGTATCGCAAAATACGCAACTGTCCTCGACGGATCGGCCACCTAG